The genomic segment aaaaatgtaattgaagGCACGGAGCATCCTGCCTGTTACTCAACTCTGCTTGCATAACCCCCGGGACCGGCAGCGTTCACAGATGACTGCGCCGCTGTCAAAATCATTTGGTGGGCACTTGTTGGAAAAACTGTCAGGTCAGCGCGGAACTAATTGCACAGGCATCTTTCACTAataatgagatttaaaaatctagaaaaataCCTGCCAAATACTTTGGAGCTCTCCGGATGAGCCTGCGATGCCTCTCGGTGCTCAATCCTCCCCGTGTACCGGGGCTGACTGGGATGGGGACGGTTCGGAGCCTGCCATGAACACGCATTACAGGCCACGTGCCATCGCCCATGTCACCTAACAAAACTCATGCTGTGACAGTCCTCCTGGCAAGGTGGCCTGGTAGGTGTGGAGGAGCCAGCGTTCCCCCTCCTGGCAGGAGTTTCACCCTGGTGCTGGTCCCCCTGCTGCATCCCCTGGGATGCTGGTGTGTCCCTGAGCGTGCTGCCGCTGCCCCGAGCATCTGCAGGGACTTGGAGCCCCCAGACCAGGCTCTGCGTGGGGCAGGGGGTCACACATCGCCCCTGGGAGCACGGCGGTGGCTGCTCGTGGGCCAGAGGGAGcaggacaggagctgctgctgctttctcaggGGCTGCagtccttctcctctccctgccatCCGCACCCAGGGCTGCGGCGAGGGCTGCTCCTGGGCGCTGCGGGCggctgggcagcagggagctgagcagctggggagctgagCACAGACACACGGGGCGCCTTTGTTTGCCTGGGTGAGCAGCCAAGTTGCAGCCCATCTCCGGCTTCGTACCAGCTGCAGATCTAAAGCAGCTGACCGGCcctccaaaaaaacaaaacacgtcTAGGACCAGGGAGTGGCTTGCGCTGGTGCTGAATAATGATGGTCCTGGCACGCTTATAAAGCCATGAGGCGGAGAGCTCGCTACAGAGCTGATCCTGGCAGCCCTGGCCCTCCGCAGAGCATCGCTGCACCTCATCAGCCAAGGTATGTGTCCGAATGAAGAGAGGCAGTGCCCCTTCGCAGCCCGCAGCTGGAGGCAGGCTGGGCTTGCCTTTAAAACTTGGGGAAAATGCTACCACTGCTCctgaggaggagctgctggcccaGAAAGTGTCCTGACCCTGGGGCTGCGCTGGGTGAGCACCAGCGGAGGGGGATGCAGCATCGTGCCccagggcacagggctgggagggcGTGCTGCAGGAAAACGGGCCATCTCCTTCCTCGCAGCACGCCTCGGGGCGGGCGGATTGTGCTTTATTTGGTGCTGACGGGGCTCCTCACCTACTTCCCATCCTGCACACCGCAGCGCTGCGAACATCCCGGCACACGAAGCTTTGCTGTCCCTCCCGCCGCCTCTCGGGGCCCACCTCAGCTACTTTGCTCCTTCCCAGGTCCGTTTCCCACCTGCATCCCGGCACAACCATGCTGGGCACGGCAGCGCGGCTCTCAGTCCTGCTCGGTCTCCTCGGCTTCGGGAACGGGCAGATGTTTCACATGGGGCCGTGCCCAGACCCCCCCGTGCAGGAGGACTTCGATATCTCCAAGGTGTGACGCGCCTTCTGAAACCTCACAGCGGGCAGCAAGGAGGGCGCGGGTGGCAGGGGAGCAGCGGTGCAGTGACCGGGCGTGGGGTGGGTTTGAAGGGTCCAGCCTGGGAGCCCCAAGGCAGTGGGGTGATGCTGGTCCTGTTCTTCGTTCTCCACCTGGTACAGTGCTCGCTCAGCCCCGCGCTGAGCAGTGCCCGCTGCAGTGCCCGTGGCTCCTATGAACACATCGGGCTCGGCCGTGCCACCAGCAGAGCCCGGGTGCCCTGCTCCGGCCCCTGGTGCTCAAAGCTTCTCTCTGgactttcttttctcagtaTTTGGGAAAATGGTACGAGATAGAAAAGCTGCCCTCGAATTTCGAGAAAGGAAGCTGCATCCAGGCAAATTACTCGCTGAAGGAGAACGGGAAGTTTAAAGTGATCAACAAGGAGCTGCTGTAAGTGCTCGCGTGCAGGCTGTGCCTGCACTAGCAGGGTTCCCACCAcctctcttgctctctctggGGGTGATTTTTCTCCAAACCACCTGTTTCTGGGcgtgggggtgctgggggaagcACAGGCTTGGATGTTGCTCTGTCTGGCTCCGCCACAAACCCTGGTATCACGGGGTGCCAGGGGCAGGATGAGCGCGTGAGCGAACAGGGAGGGAAGCGCGGTCCCTGCGCTCCCTGGCATGCTGTGGGGACTTTGTTCTGCTTCACAACAACACCACAGCAACACGCTTTGTgtctggcagggagctgcttccatgctgctctccagcagcgCTGCATCAACTCTGCAGCTCCC from the Cygnus olor isolate bCygOlo1 chromosome 9, bCygOlo1.pri.v2, whole genome shotgun sequence genome contains:
- the APOD gene encoding apolipoprotein D isoform X1; this translates as MRRRARYRADPGSPGPPQSIAAPHQPRSVSHLHPGTTMLGTAARLSVLLGLLGFGNGQMFHMGPCPDPPVQEDFDISKYLGKWYEIEKLPSNFEKGSCIQANYSLKENGKFKVINKELLSSGKVNEVEGEIMHTDVKEPAKLSVRFNWFMPSAPYWVISTDYENYSLVYSCTNILWLFHVDYAWIMSRAPDMHPETVEHLKSVLQSYKIDTEKMMPTDQLNCPADM